Proteins encoded in a region of the Buchnera aphidicola (Phyllaphis fagi) genome:
- the secG gene encoding preprotein translocase subunit SecG, translating into MYHITLVVFVIISLCLVILIMLNPIKNNSFYSSNHNNNDMTFLDSISYSTMLDRMTKIFVIIFLFLSVVICNLNTHNVIVN; encoded by the coding sequence ATGTATCATATTACTTTGGTAGTGTTTGTTATTATTTCATTATGTTTAGTTATTTTAATTATGTTAAATCCAATAAAAAATAATAGTTTTTATTCTTCCAATCATAATAATAATGATATGACATTTTTAGATTCTATAAGTTATAGTACTATGTTGGATAGAATGACAAAAATTTTTGTTATAATTTTTTTATTTTTGAGTGTTGTTATATGTAACTTAAATACTCATAATGTTATTGTAAATTAA
- the ftsH gene encoding ATP-dependent zinc metalloprotease FtsH — translation MSDIAKNFIFWLVVLILFIFIMYGMNMHNMNNQNIDYTTFLSAVNKHEVQKVCIDENYINIIKKDHSKYITYIPLYDSKLLNRLLANDVIISSNPPQKHSIMFSVFVSWFPTVLLIGLWLYFMYQVKNNHNHNSTSFGKSKTYIFSKDQINITFNDVAGCDEAKEEVSELVEYLKEPKKFQKLGGKIPKGILMIGPPGTGKTLLAKAIAGEAKVSFLTMSGSDFVEMFVGVGASRVRDVFKHARKSAPCIIFIDEIDAVGRQRGSITSGGNDEREQTLNQMLVEMDGFKGNEGIILIAATNRPDVLDSALLRPGRFDRQVIVPLPDIRGREKILEVHMKNIPIASDVNPMVIARGTPGFSGADLSNLVNESALYAARLNKNLVSMLDFEKAKDRMMIGSERRSMIMTEIQKEFTAYHESGHVIVGRLVPEHDPAHKVTIVPRGRALGVTFFLPESDILSISRQKLESQISTLYGGRLAEEIIYGSKKVSTGAMNDIKIATNLARNMITQWGFSDKLGPLLYTDDENNQLFLNHTVSKSSYISNETARIIDEEMKVLIDKNYNRAKKLLNSNLDILHAMKDALMKYETIDSVQIDDLMNRKKVRDPAGWNNHNHQN, via the coding sequence TTGAGTGACATAGCTAAAAATTTTATCTTCTGGTTAGTAGTATTAATATTATTCATATTTATAATGTATGGTATGAATATGCATAACATGAATAATCAAAATATTGATTATACTACATTTTTATCAGCAGTGAATAAACATGAAGTACAAAAAGTATGCATTGATGAAAATTATATTAATATTATAAAAAAAGACCACAGTAAATATATTACTTATATTCCTTTATATGATTCTAAATTACTTAATCGTTTATTAGCTAATGATGTTATTATATCTAGTAACCCTCCTCAAAAACATAGTATTATGTTTTCTGTTTTTGTTTCTTGGTTTCCAACAGTATTATTAATCGGATTATGGTTATATTTTATGTATCAAGTAAAAAATAATCATAATCATAATTCTACATCTTTTGGTAAAAGTAAAACGTATATATTTTCAAAAGATCAAATTAATATTACTTTTAATGATGTGGCGGGATGTGATGAAGCAAAAGAAGAAGTGAGCGAATTAGTAGAATATTTGAAAGAACCTAAAAAATTTCAAAAATTAGGAGGAAAAATTCCAAAAGGTATTTTAATGATTGGGCCTCCAGGAACAGGGAAGACATTACTTGCAAAAGCAATTGCAGGAGAAGCTAAAGTATCTTTTTTAACAATGTCTGGATCGGATTTTGTAGAAATGTTTGTTGGTGTAGGTGCTTCAAGGGTACGAGATGTATTTAAGCATGCTAGAAAATCAGCACCTTGTATTATTTTTATAGATGAAATTGATGCAGTAGGTCGACAAAGAGGAAGTATTACTAGTGGTGGTAATGATGAACGAGAGCAAACTTTAAATCAAATGTTAGTTGAAATGGATGGCTTTAAAGGCAATGAAGGTATTATTTTAATTGCTGCTACTAATCGACCTGATGTTTTAGACTCTGCTTTATTACGTCCAGGTCGATTTGATCGTCAAGTTATTGTTCCGTTACCTGATATTCGGGGACGAGAAAAAATACTTGAAGTACATATGAAAAATATTCCTATTGCATCTGATGTTAATCCTATGGTAATTGCAAGAGGTACTCCTGGTTTTTCAGGTGCTGATTTGTCAAATTTAGTTAATGAATCTGCATTATATGCTGCTCGATTAAATAAAAATTTAGTTTCTATGTTAGATTTCGAAAAAGCTAAAGATAGGATGATGATTGGTTCGGAAAGACGATCTATGATAATGACAGAAATTCAAAAAGAATTTACTGCATATCATGAATCTGGTCATGTTATTGTAGGAAGATTAGTACCAGAACATGATCCCGCGCATAAAGTAACTATAGTACCTCGAGGTCGTGCATTAGGTGTAACGTTTTTTTTACCAGAATCTGATATATTAAGTATTAGTAGACAAAAATTAGAAAGTCAAATATCAACTTTATATGGAGGTCGTTTAGCTGAAGAAATAATATATGGTTCGAAGAAAGTATCCACTGGAGCAATGAATGACATTAAAATAGCTACTAATTTAGCAAGAAATATGATAACTCAGTGGGGTTTTTCAGATAAGTTAGGTCCTTTATTGTATACGGATGATGAAAATAATCAATTATTTTTAAATCATACAGTATCGAAATCTTCATATATATCCAATGAAACTGCTCGTATTATTGACGAAGAAATGAAGGTATTAATTGATAAGAATTATAATAGAGCTAAAAAATTATTAAATTCTAATTTAGATATTTTACATGCTATGAAAGATGCATTAATGAAATATGAAACTATTGATTCTGTTCAAATTGATGATTTAATGAATCGAAAAAAAGTGAGAGATCCAGCTGGTTGGAACAATCATAATCACCAAAATTAA
- the rlmE gene encoding 23S rRNA (uridine(2552)-2'-O)-methyltransferase RlmE, whose product MKKKRSISSHRWLSEHFNDQYVKSTHSQHLRARSWFKLHDIHVKYNLFKHGMNVIDLGSSPGSWSQYAINAVGKHGSVISCDINSMKKIQGVFFLQGDISNKIILNTLFNYIKHKKINLVMSDMSPKITGISYIDIPSAFFLSNLAFEITKSILSKKGIFLVKLFQGEGFQNYLKNIRSFFNIVKICKPNASRNRSREVFLLAMERKKI is encoded by the coding sequence ATGAAGAAAAAACGTTCTATTAGTTCACATCGTTGGTTATCTGAACATTTTAATGATCAATATGTTAAAAGTACACATAGTCAACATTTACGTGCTCGATCATGGTTTAAATTACATGATATTCATGTAAAATATAATTTGTTTAAGCATGGAATGAATGTTATTGATTTAGGTTCATCTCCTGGTAGTTGGTCTCAGTATGCTATTAATGCAGTTGGTAAACATGGATCAGTTATATCGTGTGATATTAATTCTATGAAGAAAATTCAAGGAGTATTTTTTTTACAAGGTGATATTTCTAATAAAATTATACTTAATACTTTATTCAATTATATAAAGCATAAAAAAATTAATTTAGTTATGTCAGATATGTCACCAAAAATTACTGGAATATCTTATATTGATATTCCTAGTGCATTTTTTTTATCTAATTTAGCATTTGAAATAACTAAAAGTATACTGTCTAAAAAAGGTATATTTTTAGTTAAATTATTTCAAGGAGAAGGATTTCAAAATTATTTAAAAAATATACGTTCTTTTTTTAATATAGTAAAAATATGTAAACCTAATGCTTCTCGAAATCGTTCTCGAGAAGTATTTTTATTAGCCATGGAACGAAAAAAAATATAG
- the greA gene encoding transcription elongation factor GreA, translated as MMYKIPMTVNGMRKLKKELHELKHHKRPKIISSLIEARKHGDLKENAEYHAAREEQSFCESRIRDIESKLCYAQVIDIKNINFSGKVIFGTTVEILNLNTNKICKFCIVGNDESDFKNNLISIDSPVSRALIGQKISDIVIVNTPSGKLRYKILNIEHI; from the coding sequence GTGATGTATAAGATTCCAATGACTGTAAATGGTATGAGAAAACTTAAAAAAGAATTACATGAATTAAAGCATCATAAAAGACCTAAGATTATTTCTTCACTCATTGAAGCTCGAAAACATGGTGATTTAAAGGAAAATGCAGAATATCATGCAGCAAGAGAAGAGCAATCATTCTGTGAAAGTCGAATTCGAGATATTGAATCAAAATTATGTTATGCTCAAGTGATTGATATAAAAAATATTAATTTTAGTGGAAAAGTTATATTTGGTACTACTGTAGAAATATTAAATTTAAATACCAATAAAATTTGTAAATTTTGTATTGTTGGAAATGATGAATCTGATTTCAAAAATAATCTTATTTCAATAGATTCTCCTGTATCTAGAGCATTAATTGGTCAAAAAATATCAGATATTGTAATAGTCAATACTCCAAGTGGTAAATTACGTTATAAAATTTTAAATATAGAACATATTTAA
- a CDS encoding BolA family protein: MNNIDIKSYLMKQIPLDKLYIKGDNNHIKITAIGKIFHGMNNIQKQQVIYKPLTKYIIEKKIHAISINTFTLEEWNKKNINK, from the coding sequence ATGAATAATATAGATATCAAATCTTATCTTATGAAACAAATACCATTAGATAAATTATATATAAAAGGTGATAATAATCATATTAAAATTACTGCTATTGGAAAAATATTTCATGGTATGAACAATATTCAAAAACAACAAGTCATATATAAACCTTTAACAAAATATATTATAGAAAAAAAAATTCATGCTATTTCAATAAATACATTTACTTTAGAAGAATGGAATAAAAAAAATATAAATAAGTAA
- the rplU gene encoding 50S ribosomal protein L21, which translates to MYAIIKNGGKQYQVNEGKTVRLEKINLPTGKNIEFNKILIFVNNSNVQIGNPTLSNIKIIGNITNHGRHKKINIIKFNRRKHYKKKQGHRQYFTDVKITSINSI; encoded by the coding sequence ATGTACGCAATTATAAAAAATGGTGGTAAACAATATCAGGTTAATGAAGGTAAAACTGTTCGTTTAGAAAAAATAAATCTTCCGACAGGAAAAAATATTGAATTTAATAAAATTTTAATATTCGTAAATAATTCAAATGTTCAAATAGGAAATCCTACCTTATCAAATATTAAAATTATAGGAAATATTACAAACCACGGAAGACATAAAAAAATAAATATCATTAAATTTAATCGTAGAAAACATTATAAAAAAAAACAAGGTCATCGACAATACTTTACTGATGTTAAAATTACAAGTATTAACTCTATTTAA
- the rpmA gene encoding 50S ribosomal protein L27: MAQKKAGGSTRNGRDSHSKRLGVKHFGGEYITSGSIIIRQRGTKFHPGNNVKLGKDHTIFAIKDGKVQFLKKGLKNRMYVNIII, encoded by the coding sequence ATGGCACAAAAAAAAGCTGGAGGATCAACTCGAAATGGAAGAGATTCACATTCAAAAAGATTAGGTGTGAAACACTTTGGTGGCGAATACATAACATCTGGATCAATCATTATTAGACAAAGAGGAACTAAGTTTCATCCTGGAAACAATGTAAAATTAGGAAAAGATCACACGATATTTGCAATAAAAGACGGAAAAGTTCAATTTTTAAAAAAAGGATTAAAAAATCGCATGTATGTCAATATTATTATTTAA
- the cgtA gene encoding Obg family GTPase CgtA → MKFIDEVQIQVTAGNGGDGCIHFRREKYIPKGGPDGGDGGNGGNVWIKTDPNLNTLSDYKFKKYFIAGHGQSGKGKNKSGKKGLDIFIKVPIGTRIINCHTKEKICDLNNKEDMILIVKGGWKGIGNSKFKSSTNRTPHQKTTGKKGETCLIILQLILIADVGIVGLPNSGKSTLVRSMSKAKPKIGAYPFTTLIPCLGTVQINSKESFVIADIPGLIQGASQGLGLGIQFLKHLEKCHILLHIVDLLPSIKIIFHNIKIIETELKQYNKQLYNKTRWLIFNKIDSLNTQEIKEKTEIILKTIKKKKIFFISALKKYGTKIIYYNLSQYLKKKIK, encoded by the coding sequence ATGAAGTTTATTGATGAAGTACAAATTCAAGTAACTGCAGGTAATGGAGGTGATGGATGTATTCATTTTAGAAGAGAAAAATATATACCTAAAGGAGGACCAGATGGAGGAGATGGGGGTAATGGAGGTAATGTTTGGATAAAAACTGACCCAAATTTAAACACTTTATCTGATTACAAATTTAAAAAATATTTTATAGCTGGCCATGGTCAATCAGGAAAAGGAAAAAATAAATCAGGGAAAAAAGGATTAGATATCTTTATTAAAGTTCCAATTGGAACAAGAATTATAAATTGTCATACTAAAGAAAAAATTTGTGATTTAAATAATAAAGAAGATATGATATTAATTGTAAAAGGAGGATGGAAAGGTATAGGAAATTCGAAATTTAAATCTTCAACTAATCGTACTCCTCACCAAAAAACTACTGGGAAAAAAGGCGAAACATGTCTTATAATATTACAATTAATTTTAATTGCAGATGTTGGAATAGTAGGTTTACCAAATTCTGGAAAATCAACATTAGTTCGATCTATGTCAAAAGCAAAACCAAAAATAGGAGCATATCCTTTTACAACTTTAATACCCTGTCTAGGTACTGTACAAATAAATAGTAAAGAAAGTTTTGTTATTGCAGATATTCCTGGATTAATACAAGGAGCTTCTCAAGGATTAGGGTTAGGTATACAATTTTTAAAACATTTAGAAAAATGTCACATATTATTACATATAGTAGATTTATTACCAAGTATAAAAATTATTTTTCACAATATTAAAATTATAGAAACAGAACTAAAACAATATAACAAACAATTATATAATAAAACAAGATGGTTAATATTTAATAAAATCGATTCCTTAAATACACAAGAAATAAAAGAAAAAACAGAAATAATATTAAAAACAATTAAAAAAAAAAAAATATTTTTTATTTCAGCACTTAAAAAATATGGAACAAAAATAATATATTACAATTTATCGCAATATTTAAAAAAAAAAATTAAATAA
- the rpsI gene encoding 30S ribosomal protein S9 — MIDVQNYATGRRKSSSARIFLKKGTGNIIINKRSLLEYFPRATLRMVILHPLQLTDMLNKVNLYITVKGGGISGQSGAIRQGITRALIQHDSSFRSELRKAGFVTRDARKVERKKVGLRKARKKPQFSKR, encoded by the coding sequence ATGATTGATGTTCAAAATTATGCTACTGGTCGTCGTAAAAGTTCGTCTGCTCGTATTTTTTTAAAAAAAGGTACAGGAAATATCATCATTAATAAAAGGTCTTTATTAGAATATTTTCCTCGTGCAACATTACGTATGGTTATTTTACATCCATTGCAGTTAACAGATATGTTAAATAAAGTAAATCTCTATATTACAGTTAAAGGAGGTGGAATTTCTGGTCAATCTGGAGCAATTCGTCAAGGTATTACTCGAGCTTTAATTCAGCATGATTCTTCATTTCGAAGTGAATTACGAAAAGCAGGATTTGTTACTCGAGATGCTCGAAAAGTAGAAAGGAAAAAAGTTGGACTTCGAAAGGCTAGAAAAAAACCACAATTTTCAAAACGATAA
- the rplM gene encoding 50S ribosomal protein L13, whose amino-acid sequence MKSISINANDVQKTWYYVDATEKILGRFCAQISHYLRGKHKIEYTPHIDVGDYIIVLNASKIIVTGKKKINKFYYRHTGYIGGIKKISFQDMIIKYPERVIEIAVRGMLPKGSLGRSIFRKLKVYASDSHNHIAQNPKFLNI is encoded by the coding sequence ATGAAAAGTATTTCTATAAATGCTAATGATGTACAAAAAACTTGGTATTATGTTGATGCAACAGAAAAAATTTTAGGTCGATTTTGTGCTCAAATATCTCATTATTTACGAGGTAAACATAAAATAGAATATACTCCTCATATTGATGTAGGAGATTATATTATTGTGTTAAATGCTTCAAAAATTATAGTAACTGGAAAAAAAAAAATAAATAAATTTTATTATCGACATACTGGTTATATTGGAGGGATTAAAAAAATATCTTTTCAAGATATGATTATAAAATATCCTGAAAGAGTTATTGAAATTGCAGTACGTGGTATGTTACCAAAAGGATCTTTAGGTCGTTCTATTTTTCGTAAATTAAAGGTTTATGCTTCTGATTCTCATAATCATATAGCACAAAATCCTAAATTTTTAAATATTTAA
- a CDS encoding chorismate mutase: MNHKKKLLELRNYINYIDKKILILLSNRKKITIKIIKEKIINNIPIQDKKREKEILKKLFHMGKKYFLSQNYIEKIFKNIIQESVITQKKIKNQYMTKNIFKIPQFSILGPQGSYSHIAMIKYAKKKFKYFNIKTYLRFQKIFQSINNKTSNFAIIPIENTYSGFIHETYNLLCLSKLHIIDELNIPIQHYFMTNQFTDLKNIKIIYSHPQPFEQCSKFIKKFNHLTIKYTNSTSDAIKKIIQNHNIYSSAIGNKENIKIYKLKEIKKNITNQIHNSTRFLVLKNKNIEKFKTDISKIICIININKKIELINQILFIFNTNQLNILKIELKSNNHNNMLENTIYIEIQTYLSLDNMLKIFTKFKKQKILFKILGYCL; this comes from the coding sequence ATGAATCATAAAAAAAAATTATTAGAATTACGAAATTACATTAATTATATCGATAAAAAAATACTTATATTATTATCTAATAGAAAAAAAATAACTATAAAAATTATAAAAGAAAAAATAATAAATAATATACCTATACAAGATAAAAAACGAGAAAAAGAAATATTAAAAAAACTTTTTCATATGGGGAAAAAATATTTTTTATCTCAAAACTACATTGAAAAAATATTCAAAAATATCATTCAAGAATCTGTAATAACACAAAAAAAAATTAAAAATCAATATATGACTAAGAATATTTTTAAAATACCTCAATTTTCTATTCTTGGTCCACAAGGATCATACTCACATATTGCAATGATAAAATATGCTAAAAAAAAATTCAAATATTTCAATATAAAAACATATTTAAGATTTCAAAAAATATTTCAATCAATTAACAATAAAACATCAAATTTTGCTATAATTCCTATTGAAAATACTTATTCCGGATTTATTCATGAAACATATAATTTATTATGTTTAAGTAAACTACATATTATTGATGAACTTAATATACCAATTCAACATTATTTCATGACAAATCAATTTACTGATTTGAAAAATATAAAAATTATTTATAGTCATCCTCAACCATTTGAACAATGTAGTAAATTTATAAAAAAATTTAATCATTTAACAATAAAATATACCAATAGTACTTCAGATGCTATAAAAAAAATTATTCAAAATCACAACATCTATTCTTCTGCTATAGGAAATAAAGAAAATATAAAAATTTATAAACTAAAAGAAATTAAAAAAAATATCACAAATCAAATACATAACAGTACTCGATTTTTGGTATTAAAAAATAAAAATATTGAAAAATTTAAAACTGATATTTCTAAAATTATATGTATTATAAATATAAATAAAAAAATAGAATTAATAAATCAAATACTATTCATTTTTAATACAAACCAACTCAATATATTAAAAATAGAACTTAAATCAAATAATCATAACAACATGCTAGAAAATACTATATATATAGAAATTCAAACATACTTATCATTAGATAACATGTTAAAAATATTTACTAAATTTAAAAAACAAAAAATATTATTTAAAATCTTAGGATATTGTTTATAA